A region from the Xenopus laevis strain J_2021 chromosome 4S, Xenopus_laevis_v10.1, whole genome shotgun sequence genome encodes:
- the ric3.S gene encoding RIC3 acetylcholine receptor chaperone S homeolog precursor (The RefSeq protein has 5 substitutions compared to this genomic sequence), translating into MALSAVQKVVLFSCLVLCVSLLLPRAYIARGKQAAQEGNTGLFQSPGQNSKPTDGRPGGAHFPRSHMAEAVSKAKGGTGGGGGGTRPSLVGQIIPIYGFGILLYILYILFKLSSKGKNAKLEISTQPVANGNLKRKINDYELIQLQDKLKETEEAMEKIISRLGPNCESADNMSSDEEIHLLQRLKEITRVMKEGKTLDGISPEKEAEEAPYMEDWEGYPEETYPVYDPSDYKRTQQTILVDCSLLNQPSAEQIAEQMGFNEDDDQGDSAENVGKEPCVECDEQAHVTVSAENKVDGIGENLEEDEDEEEDDPEVIAENAGFVSDSCNEEEDSKETFMNSRDENESLGDTLGSNQDRMGTLRKRNTKGIVY; encoded by the exons ATGGCCATGTCCACTGTCCAGAAGGTGGTTCTGTTCTCCTGCCTGgttctgtgtgtgtctctgctgCTGCCCAGAGCCTACATAGCCAGAGGGAAGCAAGCTGCGCAGGAGG GGAACACTGGGCTCTTCCAGTCTCCAGGGCAAAACTCGAAACCCACAGATGGCCGACCCGGTGGCGCTCACTTCCCCAGATCTCATATGGCAGAAGCCATGTCGAAGGCAAAGGGaggcacaggtggaggaggagggggcaCCAGACCAAGCCTCGTGGGGCAGATTATTCCAATCTATGGATTTGGGATTCTTCTTTATATCCTTTATATCCTATTTAAG CTTTCATCAAAAGGGAAAAATACTAAATTGGAAATCAGTACTCAGCCTGTTGCCAATGGAAACCTGAAGAGGAAAATCA atgACTACGAGCTCATCCAACTGCAAGATAAACTAAAGGAAACGGAGGAAGCAATGGAAAAGATTATCTCCCGCTTGGGGCCCAACTGTGAAAG CGCTGACAACATGAGCTCTGATGAAGAAATTCATCTGCTTCAACGCCTAAAGGAGATCACCAGGGTGATGAAGGAGGGTAAAACCTTGGATGGAATTTCTCCTGAAAAGGAAGCAGAAGAAGCTCCGTACATGGAAGACTGGGAGG GTTACCCAGAAGAGACCTATCCTGTTTATGACCCTTCTGACTACAAACGGACCCAACAGACTATACTCGTTGATTGCTCTCTGCTGAACCAACCATCAGCCGAACAGATTGCAGAGCAGATGGGATTTAATGAAGATGATGATCAAGGAGATTCTGCTGAGAATGTGGGCAAGGAACCTTGTGTAGAGTGTGATGAACAAGCTCATGTGACCGTCTCAGCCGAAAACAAAGTTGATGGAATTGGGGAGAACCTTGAAGAGGATGAAGATGAGGAGGAGGATGATCCAGAAGTCATAGCAGAAAATGCTGGGTTTGTATCAGACAGCTGCAACGAAGAAGAGGATTCCAAAGAAACATTTAtgaactcaagagatgaaaatgAATCATTGGGAGACACACTTGGGTCCAATCAAGACAGAATGGGAACTTTAAGGAAAAGGAACACAAAGGGCATTGAGTATTGA
- the ric3.S gene encoding RIC3 acetylcholine receptor chaperone S homeolog isoform X1: MLYYLLHLIQQNLKENSQPKRWTNRNTGLFQSPGQNSKPTDGRPGGAHFPRSHMAEAMSKAKGGTGGGGGGTRPSLVGQIIPIYGFGILLYILYILFKLSSKGKNTKLEISTQPVANGNLKRKINDYELIQLQDKLKETEEAMEKIISRLGPNCESADNMSSDEEIHLLQRLKEITRVMKEGKTLDGISPEKEAEEAPYMEDWEGYPEETYPVYDPSDYKRTQQTILVDCSLLNQPSAEQIAEQMGFNEDDDQGDSAENVGKEPCVECDEQAHVTVSAENKVDGIGENLEEDEDEEEDDPEVIAENAGFVSDSCNEEEDSKETFMNSRDENESLGDTLGSNQDRMGTLRKRNTKGIEY; encoded by the exons GGAACACTGGGCTCTTCCAGTCTCCAGGGCAAAACTCGAAACCCACAGATGGCCGACCCGGTGGCGCTCACTTCCCCAGATCTCATATGGCAGAAGCCATGTCGAAGGCAAAGGGaggcacaggtggaggaggagggggcaCCAGACCAAGCCTCGTGGGGCAGATTATTCCAATCTATGGATTTGGGATTCTTCTTTATATCCTTTATATCCTATTTAAG CTTTCATCAAAAGGGAAAAATACTAAATTGGAAATCAGTACTCAGCCTGTTGCCAATGGAAACCTGAAGAGGAAAATCA atgACTACGAGCTCATCCAACTGCAAGATAAACTAAAGGAAACGGAGGAAGCAATGGAAAAGATTATCTCCCGCTTGGGGCCCAACTGTGAAAG CGCTGACAACATGAGCTCTGATGAAGAAATTCATCTGCTTCAACGCCTAAAGGAGATCACCAGGGTGATGAAGGAGGGTAAAACCTTGGATGGAATTTCTCCTGAAAAGGAAGCAGAAGAAGCTCCGTACATGGAAGACTGGGAGG GTTACCCAGAAGAGACCTATCCTGTTTATGACCCTTCTGACTACAAACGGACCCAACAGACTATACTCGTTGATTGCTCTCTGCTGAACCAACCATCAGCCGAACAGATTGCAGAGCAGATGGGATTTAATGAAGATGATGATCAAGGAGATTCTGCTGAGAATGTGGGCAAGGAACCTTGTGTAGAGTGTGATGAACAAGCTCATGTGACCGTCTCAGCCGAAAACAAAGTTGATGGAATTGGGGAGAACCTTGAAGAGGATGAAGATGAGGAGGAGGATGATCCAGAAGTCATAGCAGAAAATGCTGGGTTTGTATCAGACAGCTGCAACGAAGAAGAGGATTCCAAAGAAACATTTAtgaactcaagagatgaaaatgAATCATTGGGAGACACACTTGGGTCCAATCAAGACAGAATGGGAACTTTAAGGAAAAGGAACACAAAGGGCATTGAGTATTGA
- the tub.S gene encoding TUB bipartite transcription factor S homeolog isoform X1, with protein MEGVSTNRTMSYSRWSYDRKSTSVPDPALTSVLDDESSSLRQQKLDRQRALLEQKQKKKRQEPLMVQSNVDSRTRGRRMKQSEEQAPLVESYNSSNSSTIYHVQEAEQVDAQVVTETQAPRPNKNAKSAGSAGCPNGSARKEKKAKQKGIDGPSAFQDEASSPGSQVQILTVGQTSHEEEAAESMAGGQQGKHDLRITMQKKGISSSMNFDEEEDEEDEDSSSSSQLNSSTRPGSATSKKSHKETVSAPSPPTNEPSIDVEDLEEFSMRPAPQGVTIKCRITRDKKGMDRGMYPTYYLHLEREDGKKVFLLAGRKRKKSKTSNYLISIDPTDLSRGGESFIGKLRSNLMGTKFTVYDNGMNPGKTTSSLEASNLRQELAAICYETNVLGFKGPRKMSVIIPGMNMDHERVSIRPRNEHETLLSRWQNKNTESVIELHNKTPVWNDDTQSYVLNFHGRVTQASVKNFQIIHDNDPDYIVMQFGRVAEDVFTMDYNYPMCALQAFAIALSSFDSKLACE; from the exons TGTTTTAGATGATGAGAGCAGCAGTTTGAGGCAACAGAAGCTCGATAGGCAG CGGGCGTTACTGGAGCAGAAACAAAAGAAGAAGCGCCAGGAACCTCTCATGGTCCAATCAAATGTTGACAGCAGAACCCGCGGGCGCAGAATGAAGCAGTCGGAAGAGCAGGCGCCGCTAGTGGAATCCTAtaacagcagcaacagcagcacaaTCTACCATG TGCAGGAGGCGGAGCAAGTGGACGCACAGGTAGTAACAGAAACGCAAGCTCCGAGGCCAAATAAAAACGCCAAGTCTGCAGGGAGTGCAGGCTGCCCAAATGGCAGTGCCAggaaggagaaaaaggcaaagcaGAAAG GCATCGATGGGCCATCGGCTTTTCAAGATGAAGCATCGAGTCCTGGGAGCCAAGTGCAGATTCTTACAGTGGGACAGACGAGCCACGAAGAGGAGGCTGCCGAGAGCATGGCTGGTGGGCAGCAGGGCAAACATGACCTGAGGATCACCATGCAGAAAAAGG GGATCTCAAGCAGCATGAACTTtgatgaggaggaggatgaagaagatgaagataGCTCAAGTTCTTCACAGCTCAACAGCAGTACTCGGCCCGGGTCTGCAACAAGCAAGAAATCCCATAAG GAAACAGTGTCTGCTCCGAGCCCTCCCACCAATGAACCCTCCATCGATGTGGAAGACCTAGAGGAGTTCTCCATGCGGCCGGCTCCTCAGGGAGTGACCATCAAATGCAGGATCACTAGGGACAAGAAAGGGATGGACCGAGGGATGTACCCCACCTATTACCTCCATCTGGAAAGGGAGGATGGTAAAAAG GTTTTCCTATTGGCCGGgaggaagagaaagaaaagcaaaacatcCAATTACCTCATTTCCATAGACCCGACGGACCTTTCCCGCGGAGGGGAGAGCTTTATTGGCAAACTCAG ATCAAACTTGATGGGCACAAAGTTTACTGTTTATGATAATGGGATGAATCCGGGCAAAACCACCTCAAGTTTAGAGGCCAGCAATCTGCGTCAGGAGCTCGCTGCCATCTGCTAT GAGACAAACGTCTTAGGATTCAAAGGGCCCCGAAAGATGAGTGTGATCATTCCTGGGATGAATATGGATCATGAGCGAGTGTCTATCAGGCCACGGAAT gAACATGAGACTTTGCTCTCTCGGTGGCAGAACAAGAACACGGAGAGCGTTATAGAATTGCACAACAAAACACCCGTCTGGAACGACGACACGCAGTCATACGTGTTGAATTTCCACGGCCGGGTCACGCAGGCATCCGTGAAGAATTTCCAAATCATACACGACAATGACC CGGATTATATTGTGATGCAGTTCGGGCGCGTGGCAGAAGACGTGTTTACAATGGACTATAACTACCCCATGTGTGCGTTACAAGCGTTCGCCATAGCCCTGTCCAGCTTCGATAGCAAACTGGCCTGCGAGTGA
- the tub.S gene encoding TUB bipartite transcription factor S homeolog (The RefSeq protein has 2 substitutions compared to this genomic sequence): MEGVSTNRTMSYSRWSYDSVLDDESSSLRQQMLDRQRALLEQKQKKKRQEPLMVQSNVDSRTRGRRMKQSEEQAPLVESYNSSNSSTIYHVQEAEQVDAQVVTETQAPRPNKNAKSAGSAGCPNGSARKEKKAKQKGIDGPAAFQDEASSPGSQVQILTVGQTSHEEEAAESMAGGQQGKHDLRITMQKKGISSSMNFDEEEDEEDEDSSSSSQLNSSTRPGSATSKKSHKETVSAPSPPTNEPSIDVEDLEEFSMRPAPQGVTIKCRITRDKKGMDRGMYPTYYLHLEREDGKKVFLLAGRKRKKSKTSNYLISIDPTDLSRGGESFIGKLRSNLMGTKFTVYDNGMNPGKTTSSLEASNLRQELAAICYETNVLGFKGPRKMSVIIPGMNMDHERVSIRPRNEHETLLSRWQNKNTESVIELHNKTPVWNDDTQSYVLNFHGRVTQASVKNFQIIHDNDPDYIVMQFGRVAEDVFTMDYNYPMCALQAFAIALSSFDSKLACE; encoded by the exons TGTTTTAGATGATGAGAGCAGCAGTTTGAGGCAACAGAAGCTCGATAGGCAG CGGGCGTTACTGGAGCAGAAACAAAAGAAGAAGCGCCAGGAACCTCTCATGGTCCAATCAAATGTTGACAGCAGAACCCGCGGGCGCAGAATGAAGCAGTCGGAAGAGCAGGCGCCGCTAGTGGAATCCTAtaacagcagcaacagcagcacaaTCTACCATG TGCAGGAGGCGGAGCAAGTGGACGCACAGGTAGTAACAGAAACGCAAGCTCCGAGGCCAAATAAAAACGCCAAGTCTGCAGGGAGTGCAGGCTGCCCAAATGGCAGTGCCAggaaggagaaaaaggcaaagcaGAAAG GCATCGATGGGCCATCGGCTTTTCAAGATGAAGCATCGAGTCCTGGGAGCCAAGTGCAGATTCTTACAGTGGGACAGACGAGCCACGAAGAGGAGGCTGCCGAGAGCATGGCTGGTGGGCAGCAGGGCAAACATGACCTGAGGATCACCATGCAGAAAAAGG GGATCTCAAGCAGCATGAACTTtgatgaggaggaggatgaagaagatgaagataGCTCAAGTTCTTCACAGCTCAACAGCAGTACTCGGCCCGGGTCTGCAACAAGCAAGAAATCCCATAAG GAAACAGTGTCTGCTCCGAGCCCTCCCACCAATGAACCCTCCATCGATGTGGAAGACCTAGAGGAGTTCTCCATGCGGCCGGCTCCTCAGGGAGTGACCATCAAATGCAGGATCACTAGGGACAAGAAAGGGATGGACCGAGGGATGTACCCCACCTATTACCTCCATCTGGAAAGGGAGGATGGTAAAAAG GTTTTCCTATTGGCCGGgaggaagagaaagaaaagcaaaacatcCAATTACCTCATTTCCATAGACCCGACGGACCTTTCCCGCGGAGGGGAGAGCTTTATTGGCAAACTCAG ATCAAACTTGATGGGCACAAAGTTTACTGTTTATGATAATGGGATGAATCCGGGCAAAACCACCTCAAGTTTAGAGGCCAGCAATCTGCGTCAGGAGCTCGCTGCCATCTGCTAT GAGACAAACGTCTTAGGATTCAAAGGGCCCCGAAAGATGAGTGTGATCATTCCTGGGATGAATATGGATCATGAGCGAGTGTCTATCAGGCCACGGAAT gAACATGAGACTTTGCTCTCTCGGTGGCAGAACAAGAACACGGAGAGCGTTATAGAATTGCACAACAAAACACCCGTCTGGAACGACGACACGCAGTCATACGTGTTGAATTTCCACGGCCGGGTCACGCAGGCATCCGTGAAGAATTTCCAAATCATACACGACAATGACC CGGATTATATTGTGATGCAGTTCGGGCGCGTGGCAGAAGACGTGTTTACAATGGACTATAACTACCCCATGTGTGCGTTACAAGCGTTCGCCATAGCCCTGTCCAGCTTCGATAGCAAACTGGCCTGCGAGTGA
- the tub.S gene encoding TUB bipartite transcription factor S homeolog isoform X3, which yields MEGVSTNRTMSYSRWSYDRKSTSVPDPALTSVLDDESSSLRQQKLDRQRALLEQKQKKKRQEPLMVQSNVDSRTRGRRMKQSEEQAPLVESYNSSNSSTIYHGIDGPSAFQDEASSPGSQVQILTVGQTSHEEEAAESMAGGQQGKHDLRITMQKKGISSSMNFDEEEDEEDEDSSSSSQLNSSTRPGSATSKKSHKETVSAPSPPTNEPSIDVEDLEEFSMRPAPQGVTIKCRITRDKKGMDRGMYPTYYLHLEREDGKKVFLLAGRKRKKSKTSNYLISIDPTDLSRGGESFIGKLRSNLMGTKFTVYDNGMNPGKTTSSLEASNLRQELAAICYETNVLGFKGPRKMSVIIPGMNMDHERVSIRPRNEHETLLSRWQNKNTESVIELHNKTPVWNDDTQSYVLNFHGRVTQASVKNFQIIHDNDPDYIVMQFGRVAEDVFTMDYNYPMCALQAFAIALSSFDSKLACE from the exons TGTTTTAGATGATGAGAGCAGCAGTTTGAGGCAACAGAAGCTCGATAGGCAG CGGGCGTTACTGGAGCAGAAACAAAAGAAGAAGCGCCAGGAACCTCTCATGGTCCAATCAAATGTTGACAGCAGAACCCGCGGGCGCAGAATGAAGCAGTCGGAAGAGCAGGCGCCGCTAGTGGAATCCTAtaacagcagcaacagcagcacaaTCTACCATG GCATCGATGGGCCATCGGCTTTTCAAGATGAAGCATCGAGTCCTGGGAGCCAAGTGCAGATTCTTACAGTGGGACAGACGAGCCACGAAGAGGAGGCTGCCGAGAGCATGGCTGGTGGGCAGCAGGGCAAACATGACCTGAGGATCACCATGCAGAAAAAGG GGATCTCAAGCAGCATGAACTTtgatgaggaggaggatgaagaagatgaagataGCTCAAGTTCTTCACAGCTCAACAGCAGTACTCGGCCCGGGTCTGCAACAAGCAAGAAATCCCATAAG GAAACAGTGTCTGCTCCGAGCCCTCCCACCAATGAACCCTCCATCGATGTGGAAGACCTAGAGGAGTTCTCCATGCGGCCGGCTCCTCAGGGAGTGACCATCAAATGCAGGATCACTAGGGACAAGAAAGGGATGGACCGAGGGATGTACCCCACCTATTACCTCCATCTGGAAAGGGAGGATGGTAAAAAG GTTTTCCTATTGGCCGGgaggaagagaaagaaaagcaaaacatcCAATTACCTCATTTCCATAGACCCGACGGACCTTTCCCGCGGAGGGGAGAGCTTTATTGGCAAACTCAG ATCAAACTTGATGGGCACAAAGTTTACTGTTTATGATAATGGGATGAATCCGGGCAAAACCACCTCAAGTTTAGAGGCCAGCAATCTGCGTCAGGAGCTCGCTGCCATCTGCTAT GAGACAAACGTCTTAGGATTCAAAGGGCCCCGAAAGATGAGTGTGATCATTCCTGGGATGAATATGGATCATGAGCGAGTGTCTATCAGGCCACGGAAT gAACATGAGACTTTGCTCTCTCGGTGGCAGAACAAGAACACGGAGAGCGTTATAGAATTGCACAACAAAACACCCGTCTGGAACGACGACACGCAGTCATACGTGTTGAATTTCCACGGCCGGGTCACGCAGGCATCCGTGAAGAATTTCCAAATCATACACGACAATGACC CGGATTATATTGTGATGCAGTTCGGGCGCGTGGCAGAAGACGTGTTTACAATGGACTATAACTACCCCATGTGTGCGTTACAAGCGTTCGCCATAGCCCTGTCCAGCTTCGATAGCAAACTGGCCTGCGAGTGA
- the tub.S gene encoding TUB bipartite transcription factor S homeolog isoform X4, with the protein MTSKHQSDWIPYSVLDDESSSLRQQKLDRQRALLEQKQKKKRQEPLMVQSNVDSRTRGRRMKQSEEQAPLVESYNSSNSSTIYHGIDGPSAFQDEASSPGSQVQILTVGQTSHEEEAAESMAGGQQGKHDLRITMQKKGISSSMNFDEEEDEEDEDSSSSSQLNSSTRPGSATSKKSHKETVSAPSPPTNEPSIDVEDLEEFSMRPAPQGVTIKCRITRDKKGMDRGMYPTYYLHLEREDGKKVFLLAGRKRKKSKTSNYLISIDPTDLSRGGESFIGKLRSNLMGTKFTVYDNGMNPGKTTSSLEASNLRQELAAICYETNVLGFKGPRKMSVIIPGMNMDHERVSIRPRNEHETLLSRWQNKNTESVIELHNKTPVWNDDTQSYVLNFHGRVTQASVKNFQIIHDNDPDYIVMQFGRVAEDVFTMDYNYPMCALQAFAIALSSFDSKLACE; encoded by the exons TGTTTTAGATGATGAGAGCAGCAGTTTGAGGCAACAGAAGCTCGATAGGCAG CGGGCGTTACTGGAGCAGAAACAAAAGAAGAAGCGCCAGGAACCTCTCATGGTCCAATCAAATGTTGACAGCAGAACCCGCGGGCGCAGAATGAAGCAGTCGGAAGAGCAGGCGCCGCTAGTGGAATCCTAtaacagcagcaacagcagcacaaTCTACCATG GCATCGATGGGCCATCGGCTTTTCAAGATGAAGCATCGAGTCCTGGGAGCCAAGTGCAGATTCTTACAGTGGGACAGACGAGCCACGAAGAGGAGGCTGCCGAGAGCATGGCTGGTGGGCAGCAGGGCAAACATGACCTGAGGATCACCATGCAGAAAAAGG GGATCTCAAGCAGCATGAACTTtgatgaggaggaggatgaagaagatgaagataGCTCAAGTTCTTCACAGCTCAACAGCAGTACTCGGCCCGGGTCTGCAACAAGCAAGAAATCCCATAAG GAAACAGTGTCTGCTCCGAGCCCTCCCACCAATGAACCCTCCATCGATGTGGAAGACCTAGAGGAGTTCTCCATGCGGCCGGCTCCTCAGGGAGTGACCATCAAATGCAGGATCACTAGGGACAAGAAAGGGATGGACCGAGGGATGTACCCCACCTATTACCTCCATCTGGAAAGGGAGGATGGTAAAAAG GTTTTCCTATTGGCCGGgaggaagagaaagaaaagcaaaacatcCAATTACCTCATTTCCATAGACCCGACGGACCTTTCCCGCGGAGGGGAGAGCTTTATTGGCAAACTCAG ATCAAACTTGATGGGCACAAAGTTTACTGTTTATGATAATGGGATGAATCCGGGCAAAACCACCTCAAGTTTAGAGGCCAGCAATCTGCGTCAGGAGCTCGCTGCCATCTGCTAT GAGACAAACGTCTTAGGATTCAAAGGGCCCCGAAAGATGAGTGTGATCATTCCTGGGATGAATATGGATCATGAGCGAGTGTCTATCAGGCCACGGAAT gAACATGAGACTTTGCTCTCTCGGTGGCAGAACAAGAACACGGAGAGCGTTATAGAATTGCACAACAAAACACCCGTCTGGAACGACGACACGCAGTCATACGTGTTGAATTTCCACGGCCGGGTCACGCAGGCATCCGTGAAGAATTTCCAAATCATACACGACAATGACC CGGATTATATTGTGATGCAGTTCGGGCGCGTGGCAGAAGACGTGTTTACAATGGACTATAACTACCCCATGTGTGCGTTACAAGCGTTCGCCATAGCCCTGTCCAGCTTCGATAGCAAACTGGCCTGCGAGTGA
- the tub.S gene encoding TUB bipartite transcription factor S homeolog isoform X2, whose product MTSKHQSDWIPYSVLDDESSSLRQQKLDRQRALLEQKQKKKRQEPLMVQSNVDSRTRGRRMKQSEEQAPLVESYNSSNSSTIYHVQEAEQVDAQVVTETQAPRPNKNAKSAGSAGCPNGSARKEKKAKQKGIDGPSAFQDEASSPGSQVQILTVGQTSHEEEAAESMAGGQQGKHDLRITMQKKGISSSMNFDEEEDEEDEDSSSSSQLNSSTRPGSATSKKSHKETVSAPSPPTNEPSIDVEDLEEFSMRPAPQGVTIKCRITRDKKGMDRGMYPTYYLHLEREDGKKVFLLAGRKRKKSKTSNYLISIDPTDLSRGGESFIGKLRSNLMGTKFTVYDNGMNPGKTTSSLEASNLRQELAAICYETNVLGFKGPRKMSVIIPGMNMDHERVSIRPRNEHETLLSRWQNKNTESVIELHNKTPVWNDDTQSYVLNFHGRVTQASVKNFQIIHDNDPDYIVMQFGRVAEDVFTMDYNYPMCALQAFAIALSSFDSKLACE is encoded by the exons TGTTTTAGATGATGAGAGCAGCAGTTTGAGGCAACAGAAGCTCGATAGGCAG CGGGCGTTACTGGAGCAGAAACAAAAGAAGAAGCGCCAGGAACCTCTCATGGTCCAATCAAATGTTGACAGCAGAACCCGCGGGCGCAGAATGAAGCAGTCGGAAGAGCAGGCGCCGCTAGTGGAATCCTAtaacagcagcaacagcagcacaaTCTACCATG TGCAGGAGGCGGAGCAAGTGGACGCACAGGTAGTAACAGAAACGCAAGCTCCGAGGCCAAATAAAAACGCCAAGTCTGCAGGGAGTGCAGGCTGCCCAAATGGCAGTGCCAggaaggagaaaaaggcaaagcaGAAAG GCATCGATGGGCCATCGGCTTTTCAAGATGAAGCATCGAGTCCTGGGAGCCAAGTGCAGATTCTTACAGTGGGACAGACGAGCCACGAAGAGGAGGCTGCCGAGAGCATGGCTGGTGGGCAGCAGGGCAAACATGACCTGAGGATCACCATGCAGAAAAAGG GGATCTCAAGCAGCATGAACTTtgatgaggaggaggatgaagaagatgaagataGCTCAAGTTCTTCACAGCTCAACAGCAGTACTCGGCCCGGGTCTGCAACAAGCAAGAAATCCCATAAG GAAACAGTGTCTGCTCCGAGCCCTCCCACCAATGAACCCTCCATCGATGTGGAAGACCTAGAGGAGTTCTCCATGCGGCCGGCTCCTCAGGGAGTGACCATCAAATGCAGGATCACTAGGGACAAGAAAGGGATGGACCGAGGGATGTACCCCACCTATTACCTCCATCTGGAAAGGGAGGATGGTAAAAAG GTTTTCCTATTGGCCGGgaggaagagaaagaaaagcaaaacatcCAATTACCTCATTTCCATAGACCCGACGGACCTTTCCCGCGGAGGGGAGAGCTTTATTGGCAAACTCAG ATCAAACTTGATGGGCACAAAGTTTACTGTTTATGATAATGGGATGAATCCGGGCAAAACCACCTCAAGTTTAGAGGCCAGCAATCTGCGTCAGGAGCTCGCTGCCATCTGCTAT GAGACAAACGTCTTAGGATTCAAAGGGCCCCGAAAGATGAGTGTGATCATTCCTGGGATGAATATGGATCATGAGCGAGTGTCTATCAGGCCACGGAAT gAACATGAGACTTTGCTCTCTCGGTGGCAGAACAAGAACACGGAGAGCGTTATAGAATTGCACAACAAAACACCCGTCTGGAACGACGACACGCAGTCATACGTGTTGAATTTCCACGGCCGGGTCACGCAGGCATCCGTGAAGAATTTCCAAATCATACACGACAATGACC CGGATTATATTGTGATGCAGTTCGGGCGCGTGGCAGAAGACGTGTTTACAATGGACTATAACTACCCCATGTGTGCGTTACAAGCGTTCGCCATAGCCCTGTCCAGCTTCGATAGCAAACTGGCCTGCGAGTGA